ATTGGTGGCGTCACGTGACGTTGTTTCTGCAGCCCCTGACAAAACGTTTGCAACGATGGTTCGGAACGGACAGGAAGACGCAATGACTCAACATGCGAACACAGGTGTACGGCGGTTTCTCTTCGGCGACGCGGCAGATTCTGCAACGCGCCTCGATGCGGCAATCCTGCTGTTGCTGATGGCGTTCTTGTTCAGCAGCACGCTGTCCATTGCCGCGATGAATATCGCCTACGGGTCGGCGGCGCTGTTATGGTTGGGAAGGATGGCCGTCAGACGATCGTGGGGGTTTCCTTCCACTCCGCTGGACAAATTCTTCCTGGCATACATCGTGGCGGAAGGTATTTCCACCATCTTTGCATACAATAGGGAACAGTCACTCTTGTACATGTACCGGCGCGTAACACTGTTGCCGATCATGTACATTTTGCTGGCGAACATCAACTCACGGCGGACGTTGAAGATTGTTTTCGGTACGCTCGCCCTGTCAATGGTGTTCGTCTCCCTTTGGAGTCTTCGCGATGTTATTCTTCACTTTGGCGAGTATCTGCAGTTCGGTCGCAGGCTGCGTGAGTTTCAGATGTACATGACGGCAGGCGGGATGATGATGTTCGGGATGCTGCTTGTGCTGCCGTTTGCCGTTCATCCGAAAACTCCGGCAAAGCTCAGGTGGGTTGCGGTTCTCGCAATGATCCCCATCGGCACGAATCTTCTGTTCACGTTCACCCGAAGTTCATGGCTCGGTTTTCTTGCCGGGGCAATCATCATCGGGGCGTTTCGTGCGAAGAAAATCTTTCTTCCGCTCGTTCTTCTTGTTGGAGCAGTAGTACTGTTTGCATCCCCCGAAATGCAGGAACGAATGTCCAGCATCTTCAATCCGTATCACGAACACAACATCGAACGGCTGCGGATGTGGCAAACGGGAATCAACATCTTCAAAGATCATCCCGTTATCGGCATCGGCGACATCGGCATCGAGCAGGTCTGGCCAATGTATGCGCCGCCCGAATGGAAGCCTGAAGGGCATCTTCACAACAATCTTATCACGTTGCTCGTTACGGTAGGATTATTGGGAACCGCGGCAGTCGCGGCAATCTTTGTGAAGTTGTGGTTGGTCATCTCAAACATCGAGCGGCAATGGCAGGCCGATTGGCTGTACGGATCGATTGCGCTGGGCGCGCTTGCGGCAATGGCGGGCTTTCACATCAACGGATTATTCGAGTGGAACTTCGGCGACGCGGAGATTATCATGGTCGTGTGGGCGGTATGCGGAATGGCGT
This Bacteroidota bacterium DNA region includes the following protein-coding sequences:
- a CDS encoding O-antigen ligase family protein; this translates as MTQHANTGVRRFLFGDAADSATRLDAAILLLLMAFLFSSTLSIAAMNIAYGSAALLWLGRMAVRRSWGFPSTPLDKFFLAYIVAEGISTIFAYNREQSLLYMYRRVTLLPIMYILLANINSRRTLKIVFGTLALSMVFVSLWSLRDVILHFGEYLQFGRRLREFQMYMTAGGMMMFGMLLVLPFAVHPKTPAKLRWVAVLAMIPIGTNLLFTFTRSSWLGFLAGAIIIGAFRAKKIFLPLVLLVGAVVLFASPEMQERMSSIFNPYHEHNIERLRMWQTGINIFKDHPVIGIGDIGIEQVWPMYAPPEWKPEGHLHNNLITLLVTVGLLGTAAVAAIFVKLWLVISNIERQWQADWLYGSIALGALAAMAGFHINGLFEWNFGDAEIIMVVWAVCGMALAAAKVAQREAANG